The window CGTCAACGTGGGCCCGCTCATCACGCCGTGGGCCTCGCTGGCCACCCTGCTGTGGTTCGAACGGTGCCGCTGGCACGGCACCCGGATCGACCTGGGCCGCTTCTTCGGTACGGGGTTCGTGCTGGCGGTGGCGGGCACCCTGGCCGCGACGCTGGCGCTGGCGGCGACCTCCTAGGCCGTGTCTCGGGTGACGGCGCCCACGTCGGCAAGCAGGTACGCGAGGGTCTCGCCGCGCGCCGCGACGAAGCTGCGCCCGGTGTCGGCCCCCGCGAAGCCGGGGCTGAACGCCGCCCCGGACAGGGTGCGCAGTTCCACCCCGGCCTCGGCCGCGAGCAGCGCCCCGGTCGGCAGGTCCACGCCCTCGGCGCGGTAGCCGACGAACGCGTCGATGGTGCCGCGCGCCAGCAGGCTCCAGCCGAGCAGCGGCGCCCACAGCTGCAGGACCCGCCGGCAGCGCAGCTCCAGCACTGCGCGCAGGGCCACGGCGCTCGCGTCGCCCCGTTCCACGGCGTATCCCTGCGTCCAGGCGACGACGGGCCCGGGGCTCGGCAGCGTGCGGCCGGGGCCGGGCAGAGCGCCGGACGGCCCGTGGGCCCCGTATCCCCTGACCGCGTGCCAGGTCTCCCCCGTGACCGGTTCGTGCACCACCCCCATCACCGGGGTGCCTCCCAGGCACAACCCGATTCCCACCGCGTAGGTGGGCAGCCCGATCACGACGTTGTTGCTGCCGTCCAGCGGGTCGACCAGCCAGGTGCGTTCGCCCGCGGCGTCGAGCAGCCCGGCCTCCTCGGACAGGATCCGGTCGTGCGGGAAGTGGTGCTGCAAGCGGCGCAGGACGAGCTTCTCGGCGGCGAGGTCGAGGTCCATCAGGACGTCCCCGGACCCGCCCTTCGTACGCACGCACCGCGCCGTGCCGAAACGGCTGCGCAGCAGGCGGCCCGCCTCCTGCGCGGCGGCGACGGCGATCTGCCTCTCGTGGTCGAAATCAGGCCCGCTGCTGGGCATCGATCCTCCTGAGGACGGTATGGACGCTGCGCACGGTCTGCGCGGTGTCGCACAGCCGGCGGGTCGTGCGGCGCGGCCCGCCGTCGAGCGGGCCGAGGGAGAGGTCGAGCCGGCCGGGGACCGACA is drawn from Streptomyces sp. NBC_01232 and contains these coding sequences:
- a CDS encoding inositol monophosphatase family protein, which encodes MPSSGPDFDHERQIAVAAAQEAGRLLRSRFGTARCVRTKGGSGDVLMDLDLAAEKLVLRRLQHHFPHDRILSEEAGLLDAAGERTWLVDPLDGSNNVVIGLPTYAVGIGLCLGGTPVMGVVHEPVTGETWHAVRGYGAHGPSGALPGPGRTLPSPGPVVAWTQGYAVERGDASAVALRAVLELRCRRVLQLWAPLLGWSLLARGTIDAFVGYRAEGVDLPTGALLAAEAGVELRTLSGAAFSPGFAGADTGRSFVAARGETLAYLLADVGAVTRDTA